One Stratiformator vulcanicus genomic window, CGTGACATCAGCGTCATCGCCCTGCCAACTCAGCCCGTAGTGTTCGAGAAGCCCGAGGAACACGTCGTAAGTGCGGCTCCCTTTATTGAGAACTCCGACGTGCTTGCCTCTGAAATCATCAATTGAAGCGATCGATTCATCAGCAATGACGTGAAAAACTTCTGGAAATAGAGGAGCGACGAGCCGGCAGTTTCGGACCGTCGGCGTATCGCTTTGAGCGATAATTAAATCAATCGTTTCGACTTCGGGCCGACCGTTGTTGGCGGCTACGGTCTTGATTTTCTCCCGATCGGCTTCCAGCGATCCGCGGAGCATTCGCATGTTTTCGGCGGAGCCTCTTGTCGTCAGCAGTTCGAGACGCCAGTCGAGCTCGTGATCCTCGATATGATCAGTCGTGACACGTTGCAGCGCCTGGCCGAAGCGATGATAAGATCCGGCGGGCGTACCTGTCGCCAATGTGATTTGCACAGGACTCGCCCGCCGCCCGACGATTCGCACAAGAACCGCGACAGACGTCAACAGAGCGAGGACGAACAGGAGCCCCAAGCCGATCTGCCAACCACGGCCGACAACGCCGCTTTGCCAACGAATCGATTTCAAATTCTCATGCTCGCTCCCCACGCCCCGATCCTCTCTATTGCGAAATGCAAATTAAAACCGCCTCTTTAGCCGGGCGTGTCACATTAAGTTAATTTCAGCTTCAGCCTGGCTTCGGGTCGATTAGGACCTTAAGTGCGTTCTGCCCGGCGGCTTCAATCGCTTCGACACCGTCGTCGAGTTGATATCGCGCAGAGATCAACGACCGAACGTCGATACTTCCTTGTGCCAATGCCTCAATGGCGGGAGCAAACGGCCCGCACCGCGACCCGATGATCGATATCTCGTCGATAACGATCGACGCGTGCGGCATTTGTGTCTCCGCCGCCACGGTCGTCTTTAAGACGATGGTGCCTCGTGGTCTGACAAGCCTGAGCGCCGTCGGGAGGCCTGTTGGCGATCCGGTACAGTCCACGACGATATCGGCCTTATTCTCTGAATGACCCGCGTGCGGCAAGTCATCGAGCATTGCGACACTAATTCCCCGGTCCAATTCCGAGAGTAGTTGAAGCTTCTCAGAGTGCTTGTCAACCGCGGTGACGTGGCAGCCGATTGAATTCAGGACTTGTGCGCACAAGTTTCCGAGGCGACCACTCCCCAACACGACAACACGTTCATTACCGTCTAATCTTAATTGTTCCAGAATCCGGAAAGCGGCGGCGAGCGGTTCCACAAACACCGCTCGCTCGTCCTCTACTTCGTCGGGTATTCGATGAAGATTCGCGTTCGGCACCGAAAGCCGCTCGGCGAAAGCACCGTTCCGCCCCAAAATGCCAATGACCGTCCGGTGCGGACAGTGGTTAGCCATCCCGCGACCGCATAGATCGCAGTCGCCGCAAGAGCAATTAAGTTCACCGCAGACTCTTTGGCCTGCAAGCGGCCCGGTCTCGGCCGTGCCCACGAATTCGTGGCCCAGGATTCCGGAAAAGTTCATATATCCGCGGATCAGTTGCAGGTCGGTTTCGCATACCCCCGCCAAATCAACTTTGACGATCGACTCCCCGGAAGTCTCATCGGGTTCGTGGCAGTCAATGCGAAACTCAGGACCGGATTCACTTAAAAACAACGCTCTCATAGTCGCTTCGGGCCGATAAGGTTGCCAATAAATAATCAAATAAGCCTGTGATCGTTCAGCATAACTTCAACGAGAAAAATGATGCACCGTTGCTGCCGTTTAAAGCCGCACGGGCCGCGAATAGCTTTCGGGAGGTAAATCTTCTTCGGAGACCGTAATGACTGATATCGTGAAACCCTTTTCAGCACGTCGAACTTGAAGCACGCAAGGCAGCCCGGCAACCAATTCACGCACGATTCGATAAAATTCGAGTTGGTCAGAGACCGGTTCGCCGTTAATTTGCACGATGACGTCCCCTGGTCTTAATCCCGATTCTTCAGCCGGTGTCGCCCGGCCGACCTGGCCGATCATGACTCCGCCGCCCGGCGATGTCCCGACCATGATTCCGAGAAAGCCACGCGGATGACTCGTCGGAACGGACTCGATGCCGCGCTGTCGTCGCAACCCGTCGTCGAGCTGCTCACGCGAGACCAATCGCGCCGTTCCGGTCGCCGTCGCGGTCGGATCGTTCAACTTGCCCTCTTTGACAAACGTGACGGCCAATCGGGTGCCGGCCCGCCAAACGTTTCGAGCGTCTCTGGCCGATTGGGTTTTCGTCAGGCGAATCGGACCGATCTTCGTCACGACATCACCGGCTTGCAGACCGATTTGCGAGACCGGTGCGCCATCGATGACATGGACGACCAGCAATCCACTGCCCGGAATCCATGGCCCTCGTTCAGGAATGTCGTGCGCATAAATACCGAGATACCCACGTTCCGGGAACGCGGCCTCGGAACTACTAGCGTCTTCCTCTCGCGACGAAAGGCTGGCAAACTTCATCCCGAAATAGGCACTCGCAATCGAAAAACCCACCAGCAGCAACGCAAAAGCGATGCGGTAGTGCATTTTGCCCGTCGTCAAAAAAGGAATCACGCTCATTCTTGGGCCGAACCGTGACGTTGCGGGGGGAGTCCGCTATCATAAGCATTCACACGATCAATACGCACGCGCTGCCGAACCGGAACGGTCCCTGACCGCTCCCGCGGAATCGTGCGGATCGTACGGAGAGGTGGCAGAGTGGCCGATTGTGCAGCACTGGAAATGCTGTGTCCCCGCAAGGGGACCGGGGGTTCGAATCCCCCCCTCTCCGCTTGATGTTCTTCCGACCTGTAAGTCATTGTTGTGAAGCAGGTTACGGCAGGGCCATTGGGCCGAGAACCGAACTGAGACACAACTGGGACAAATCGGTCAGCTTTCCGGCGTCGTTGTTGCCTCCACTGGTTCGCGTCGAAGAACTCCAGATTCATTAAAGGACACGCTG contains:
- a CDS encoding MDR/zinc-dependent alcohol dehydrogenase-like family protein, producing the protein MRALFLSESGPEFRIDCHEPDETSGESIVKVDLAGVCETDLQLIRGYMNFSGILGHEFVGTAETGPLAGQRVCGELNCSCGDCDLCGRGMANHCPHRTVIGILGRNGAFAERLSVPNANLHRIPDEVEDERAVFVEPLAAAFRILEQLRLDGNERVVVLGSGRLGNLCAQVLNSIGCHVTAVDKHSEKLQLLSELDRGISVAMLDDLPHAGHSENKADIVVDCTGSPTGLPTALRLVRPRGTIVLKTTVAAETQMPHASIVIDEISIIGSRCGPFAPAIEALAQGSIDVRSLISARYQLDDGVEAIEAAGQNALKVLIDPKPG
- a CDS encoding PDZ domain-containing protein, producing MIPFLTTGKMHYRIAFALLLVGFSIASAYFGMKFASLSSREEDASSSEAAFPERGYLGIYAHDIPERGPWIPGSGLLVVHVIDGAPVSQIGLQAGDVVTKIGPIRLTKTQSARDARNVWRAGTRLAVTFVKEGKLNDPTATATGTARLVSREQLDDGLRRQRGIESVPTSHPRGFLGIMVGTSPGGGVMIGQVGRATPAEESGLRPGDVIVQINGEPVSDQLEFYRIVRELVAGLPCVLQVRRAEKGFTISVITVSEEDLPPESYSRPVRL